One segment of Anatilimnocola aggregata DNA contains the following:
- a CDS encoding endonuclease: MQKHFAVVAIALMLPLCALVTASFLPAGAHGLEPAESTKQGPAWEQTKSIAAPEAHQAAAADEKYAYAITNSKIAKYDRKTDQRVATSTAKIVVKHLNSGFFHEGKLYCAHSNYPLKPEQSEIMLLDPASMEIAVFKDFGNFGGSLTWAIQRGEHWWCNFARYGSTNQETFLVRFDDKWNETGRWTYPDVVINQIGSASISGGVWHKDTLLVTDHDHGVLYRLQVPAADKKSTELEFIAQEKAPFTGQGIAHDPVTGGLVGINRAKKEILFAVPAKP; the protein is encoded by the coding sequence ATGCAAAAGCATTTCGCCGTCGTGGCCATCGCGTTGATGTTGCCACTATGCGCGCTCGTGACTGCCAGCTTCTTACCTGCTGGCGCGCACGGACTGGAGCCAGCGGAAAGCACCAAGCAAGGTCCCGCCTGGGAGCAAACAAAATCGATCGCTGCTCCCGAAGCTCATCAGGCAGCAGCGGCAGATGAGAAATATGCTTACGCGATCACCAACAGCAAAATTGCTAAGTACGACCGAAAAACAGACCAGCGAGTTGCCACAAGCACCGCCAAGATCGTGGTCAAGCACCTAAATAGCGGCTTTTTCCATGAGGGAAAGTTGTATTGCGCTCACTCCAACTACCCGCTCAAGCCTGAGCAGAGCGAAATCATGCTGCTCGATCCTGCGAGCATGGAGATCGCCGTCTTCAAAGACTTCGGCAATTTCGGTGGGAGTTTAACGTGGGCCATCCAACGGGGCGAACATTGGTGGTGCAACTTCGCCCGCTATGGCAGCACCAACCAGGAGACATTTCTCGTCCGCTTCGATGACAAGTGGAACGAAACCGGGCGCTGGACCTATCCCGACGTGGTCATCAACCAAATCGGCAGCGCCAGCATCTCGGGCGGCGTGTGGCACAAAGACACGCTCCTCGTCACCGATCACGATCATGGCGTGCTCTATCGCCTACAAGTCCCGGCGGCTGATAAGAAATCAACGGAGTTGGAATTCATCGCCCAAGAGAAGGCACCGTTCACAGGGCAGGGGATCGCTCACGATCCCGTCACCGGCGGGTTGGTTGGAATCAATCGCGCGAAGAAGGAGATTCTGTTCGCGGTACCGGCGAAGCCTTAG
- a CDS encoding Flp family type IVb pilin, which yields MKKVLARVWSEQDGVLSFEWVLLVTLLTIGIVSGVAGARDAIIDELGDVAQAMLALDQSYVIDFPLAVSVHTATTTSGASDSSFTDFLIYTDCARQTSTTGMGTVSDNES from the coding sequence ATGAAGAAGGTTCTTGCTCGCGTTTGGTCGGAACAGGACGGCGTCCTGTCGTTTGAATGGGTACTGCTCGTGACTCTGCTCACGATCGGTATCGTTAGTGGTGTTGCCGGTGCTCGCGATGCGATCATCGACGAACTGGGTGACGTGGCCCAAGCCATGTTGGCTTTGGACCAATCGTATGTCATCGACTTCCCGTTGGCCGTTTCGGTTCACACTGCCACGACCACCTCGGGTGCCAGCGATTCGTCCTTCACCGACTTCCTGATTTACACCGACTGCGCTCGTCAAACCAGCACGACTGGTATGGGTACGGTTTCGGACAACGAGTCGTAA
- a CDS encoding serine/threonine protein kinase, whose protein sequence is MSADVTEQQSDDDKQRSRDLSLRSTQPPTQAPGYEAQRLLGTGAYGEVWVGLDQNTGRRVAIKFYAHRRSVDWSLLSREVEKLVFLSADRYVVQLLDVGWDADPPYYVMEYIENGSLDEMLRREGTLGITDAVDLWKEICTGLAHAHGKGVLHCDLKPANILLDADNRPRLADFGQSRLSHEQRPALGTLFYMAPEQADLQAVPDVRWDVYAMGAILYCLLVGLPPHRNDDSVSHIDTAGDLADRLARYRRLITTAPLPTEHRRVTGMDRALAEIIDRCLAPHPQDRFANIQEVLDALTAREKSRSRRPMLVLGFAGPLILLSAMTLFGFRGYEQALRDTEEMARSRAVDNNDFAAQLAAEKVTVKIANYFDICRQEANREELHAHLAPVLQQSMWLPKLNNPQVTDADLNEARPKFLNEKVRSDLNEYLDKRFRAYQAAAEKDARAPKFASMFVTDAFGTQLAVVFDEDAVSRSIGKNVAHRSYFSGDAVELPEFPRASPNAKHIEQTNLSSVFQSSSTQRWKVAVSTPLLDNDKKFIGVLVLTVNLSDLELVASQKQAGEEKIVEVDHFPVLIDGRKGESAGTVLHHPLYDLLRHDKVRLPADVFARRVPGEIMRGEAVPGTERGTYHDPLGDHPLGKEKGFDRPWIGVAAPVKLPDASQAESGLIVLMQEDYRFVIGPVQQLGNRLLREALIALASIVVLSIGLWWFVIRQFREQRPSIRSSSSGSTQSTPLQDVQTLAQTLRNRRK, encoded by the coding sequence ATGAGTGCCGACGTTACCGAGCAACAGTCCGACGACGATAAACAGCGCTCGCGCGACTTGAGCCTGCGGAGCACGCAGCCTCCGACGCAGGCCCCGGGTTACGAAGCCCAACGACTGCTGGGCACCGGCGCGTATGGCGAAGTCTGGGTCGGCCTCGATCAAAACACGGGCCGCCGAGTCGCGATCAAGTTCTATGCCCATCGCCGCAGCGTCGATTGGTCTCTGCTATCGCGCGAGGTCGAGAAGCTGGTCTTTCTCTCGGCCGATCGTTACGTCGTCCAGTTGCTCGATGTGGGCTGGGATGCCGACCCGCCGTACTATGTGATGGAGTACATCGAGAACGGCTCGCTCGATGAAATGCTGCGGCGCGAAGGGACGCTCGGCATTACCGACGCCGTCGACCTGTGGAAAGAAATTTGCACTGGCCTCGCCCATGCCCACGGCAAAGGGGTGCTCCACTGCGACCTTAAGCCCGCGAACATCCTGCTCGACGCCGATAATCGCCCGCGACTCGCCGATTTTGGTCAGTCGCGGCTATCGCACGAGCAGCGCCCCGCGCTCGGTACGCTGTTTTATATGGCCCCCGAACAGGCCGACCTGCAAGCCGTCCCCGACGTGCGGTGGGATGTCTACGCAATGGGAGCCATTCTGTACTGCCTGCTGGTTGGTTTGCCTCCGCATCGCAACGACGACTCTGTCTCGCACATCGACACGGCCGGCGACCTGGCCGATCGCCTGGCCCGCTATCGCCGACTAATCACAACGGCCCCGTTGCCCACTGAACATCGCCGGGTGACAGGTATGGATCGCGCGCTGGCCGAGATCATCGACCGCTGCCTCGCGCCGCATCCCCAAGATCGCTTTGCCAACATCCAAGAAGTGCTCGATGCACTGACCGCGCGCGAAAAGAGTCGATCGCGGCGGCCGATGCTGGTATTGGGCTTTGCCGGGCCGCTCATTCTGCTCTCGGCGATGACACTGTTCGGCTTTCGTGGCTACGAGCAGGCCCTGCGCGATACCGAAGAAATGGCCCGTAGCCGGGCAGTCGACAACAACGACTTCGCCGCTCAGTTGGCAGCCGAAAAGGTGACCGTCAAGATCGCGAACTATTTCGATATTTGCCGCCAGGAAGCCAACCGCGAAGAACTGCATGCGCATCTGGCTCCCGTACTGCAGCAGAGTATGTGGCTGCCGAAGTTAAACAACCCCCAAGTTACCGATGCCGACCTGAATGAAGCCCGGCCAAAGTTTTTGAACGAGAAAGTTCGTTCGGATCTGAACGAGTATCTCGACAAACGCTTCCGGGCTTATCAGGCAGCAGCGGAAAAAGATGCGCGGGCCCCTAAATTTGCGAGCATGTTCGTGACCGATGCCTTCGGCACGCAGTTGGCAGTCGTCTTCGACGAAGATGCCGTCTCGCGCAGCATCGGTAAGAATGTCGCCCACCGATCTTACTTTTCGGGCGATGCTGTCGAGTTGCCGGAGTTTCCCCGCGCCAGTCCCAATGCCAAACACATCGAGCAGACAAATCTATCGAGCGTGTTTCAAAGCTCATCCACTCAGCGGTGGAAGGTCGCCGTTTCCACGCCGCTCTTGGATAACGACAAAAAGTTTATTGGTGTGCTGGTTCTCACCGTCAACCTCAGCGATCTCGAATTAGTAGCCAGCCAAAAGCAGGCCGGTGAAGAGAAGATCGTTGAAGTCGATCACTTCCCCGTGCTGATCGACGGGCGCAAGGGTGAATCGGCAGGGACCGTTCTCCACCATCCGCTATACGACCTGCTGCGACACGACAAGGTGCGGTTGCCAGCCGATGTATTCGCCCGTCGCGTGCCGGGCGAAATCATGCGCGGCGAAGCAGTTCCTGGTACGGAACGCGGCACCTATCATGACCCGCTCGGCGACCATCCGCTGGGCAAGGAGAAGGGATTTGATCGTCCCTGGATTGGCGTGGCTGCGCCGGTCAAACTACCGGATGCCTCGCAGGCCGAATCGGGCTTGATCGTCCTGATGCAGGAGGACTATCGGTTTGTGATCGGCCCGGTGCAGCAGTTGGGCAATCGTCTGCTGCGCGAAGCCCTCATCGCCTTAGCCTCGATTGTGGTGCTAAGCATCGGCCTCTGGTGGTTCGTCATTCGCCAGTTCCGCGAACAGCGACCATCGATCCGCAGTTCATCCTCTGGTTCGACGCAATCAACCCCGCTGCAAGACGTGCAAACGCTGGCTCAAACGCTGCGTAACCGGCGCAAATAA
- a CDS encoding DNA-methyltransferase, with the protein MPQDKLATDSAPAVKSNAVKLNTVHSGDSLSVLSKWPSEFVDCVVTSPPYYQQRDYHGQKKQVGREESPQHYVERLKRLFAEVRRVLKSTGSLWLVIGDKYEEGAQLGLPWRVALALVDEGWILRSDCIWHKPNAMPSSTKTRPTTDHEYIFLLTKSADYFYNADAVREPHVTFTEKSKMKGGRGHFGKRGGTPEVGKNAGDTNLHNGRWDQAFHPLGRNKRTVWSIPLSKFRGAHFAVFPESLVRTCLLASCPANGVVLDPFLGSGTTAVVAQELGHSYLGIDVAPEYCKLARERLKQARLF; encoded by the coding sequence ATGCCCCAGGATAAACTTGCCACCGATTCTGCGCCCGCGGTGAAGTCCAATGCAGTGAAACTGAATACGGTCCACAGTGGCGATTCACTAAGCGTGCTGAGCAAGTGGCCGAGTGAGTTTGTCGATTGCGTGGTCACGAGCCCGCCTTACTATCAGCAGCGGGACTATCACGGGCAGAAGAAGCAAGTCGGCCGCGAAGAGTCGCCTCAACATTACGTCGAACGGTTGAAGAGGCTCTTCGCCGAGGTTCGTCGAGTGCTCAAAAGCACCGGTTCGTTGTGGCTGGTGATTGGCGACAAGTACGAAGAGGGAGCCCAACTGGGGTTGCCGTGGCGGGTCGCTTTGGCATTGGTCGATGAAGGGTGGATCTTGCGCAGCGACTGCATCTGGCATAAGCCCAACGCCATGCCCTCGAGCACCAAGACGCGGCCAACCACCGACCACGAGTACATTTTTCTACTGACCAAATCGGCCGACTACTTTTACAACGCCGATGCGGTTCGCGAGCCGCACGTTACGTTCACCGAGAAGAGCAAAATGAAGGGTGGACGCGGCCATTTTGGCAAGCGCGGCGGTACGCCCGAAGTGGGCAAGAACGCCGGCGACACCAACCTGCACAATGGCCGGTGGGATCAGGCTTTTCATCCGCTGGGGCGCAACAAGCGAACCGTCTGGTCGATTCCGCTATCGAAGTTTCGCGGGGCACACTTTGCTGTTTTTCCGGAGTCGCTCGTCCGGACTTGCTTGCTGGCCAGTTGCCCGGCCAATGGCGTGGTGCTCGATCCGTTTCTCGGCAGCGGCACGACGGCGGTTGTCGCCCAAGAGTTGGGGCATTCGTACCTGGGGATCGACGTCGCGCCCGAGTACTGCAAACTGGCCCGCGAGCGACTGAAACAAGCGCGGCTGTTTTAA
- a CDS encoding alpha/beta hydrolase, which translates to MRTLFLSLLSGLATFALVSVASSVSSAQSPQVEKDIPYLGKDRQETGDLYLPAERKPGTKSPAVLIIHGGGWTGGSKRAGREQNIGKTLTEHGMVGFSIDYKLGERGNAMGAWPQNLHDCKTAVRWLRVNAEKYGIDPDRIGVIGGSAGGHLSSLIAVTQEKDGLDPKAPWGDVSTQVRCVVDLYGPIAVRGDQDGATAITKYLDKNDPPFLIMHGTKDTTVPVATSEKLSEAVKAAGIEQELVIIEGAPHTFHLQPKQQDLRPTVMAFFKKHLLK; encoded by the coding sequence ATGCGAACCCTGTTCCTGTCGCTGCTTAGCGGCCTCGCCACTTTCGCGTTGGTGAGCGTCGCGTCATCAGTCTCCAGCGCTCAATCGCCCCAGGTCGAGAAAGATATTCCCTACCTAGGCAAAGACCGCCAAGAGACCGGCGACCTCTACCTTCCTGCCGAGCGCAAGCCCGGCACCAAATCTCCTGCAGTTCTCATCATTCATGGCGGCGGTTGGACTGGTGGCAGCAAACGTGCGGGGCGCGAACAGAACATCGGCAAGACGCTGACCGAACATGGCATGGTCGGGTTCAGCATCGACTACAAACTGGGCGAACGGGGGAACGCGATGGGTGCCTGGCCGCAGAATTTGCACGACTGCAAAACAGCAGTTCGCTGGCTGCGTGTGAATGCCGAGAAGTACGGCATCGACCCCGACCGAATTGGCGTCATCGGCGGCAGCGCCGGCGGACACTTGTCGTCGCTGATTGCCGTGACGCAGGAGAAAGATGGGCTCGATCCGAAAGCGCCGTGGGGCGATGTCTCGACTCAAGTGCGCTGTGTTGTCGATTTGTACGGGCCAATTGCCGTCCGCGGCGATCAGGACGGTGCGACGGCCATTACCAAATACCTCGATAAGAACGATCCACCGTTTCTGATCATGCACGGCACCAAGGACACGACGGTTCCTGTCGCGACTTCTGAAAAACTTTCCGAAGCCGTCAAAGCTGCGGGGATCGAACAGGAACTTGTCATCATTGAAGGGGCGCCGCACACCTTCCACCTGCAACCCAAGCAGCAAGACCTGCGTCCGACCGTGATGGCCTTCTTTAAGAAACACTTGCTCAAGTAA
- a CDS encoding amidohydrolase family protein has product MQLLLVSEVLAQEKAEEAPVLDGREGRQLLLENFRPQSMLKVPATKLAGAKYPAIDIHSHFRIRLRHSAEQLEAFVQVMDRQRIAVCVSLDGQLGENIDEHVKYLLTKYPDRFAMFANLDWQGTGKVDQPATWDCNRPDFARRMAGQLADAKTRGCCGLKIFKSFGLEYKNADGSLVKIDDPRFDPIWQACGELGFPVIIHVADPAAFFLPIDEKNERWEELHRRPEWSFYGPQFPPREELLAAFHRVVGRHPQTKFIGAHLDGDAENLQAVARALDEHPNLYVELASRIAELGRQPYSARKFLVKYQDRVLLGTDGPWPEERLKLYWRFLETEDEYFPYSEKEFPPQGLWQIYGVYLPDEVLRKIYFENALKLLPSVQARYARAAAAFK; this is encoded by the coding sequence ATGCAGCTGTTATTGGTAAGTGAAGTGCTTGCGCAGGAGAAGGCGGAAGAGGCACCAGTGTTGGATGGTCGCGAAGGGCGGCAATTGTTGCTGGAGAATTTTCGGCCGCAGTCGATGCTGAAAGTGCCAGCGACAAAACTAGCGGGGGCAAAGTATCCCGCGATTGATATTCACTCGCACTTTCGCATTCGCCTGCGTCACTCGGCAGAGCAACTCGAGGCCTTTGTGCAGGTGATGGATCGGCAGCGAATTGCCGTGTGCGTCAGTCTCGATGGCCAGTTGGGTGAGAACATCGACGAACATGTGAAGTATTTACTCACCAAGTATCCCGATCGGTTTGCGATGTTCGCGAATCTCGATTGGCAAGGGACTGGCAAGGTCGATCAGCCCGCGACTTGGGACTGCAATCGCCCCGATTTTGCGCGGCGAATGGCCGGGCAATTGGCCGATGCGAAAACGCGGGGCTGTTGCGGGCTGAAGATTTTTAAGTCGTTTGGGCTCGAATATAAAAACGCAGATGGTTCGCTGGTGAAGATCGACGATCCGCGGTTCGATCCCATCTGGCAAGCGTGTGGCGAGTTGGGCTTTCCGGTGATTATTCACGTTGCCGATCCCGCAGCATTCTTCTTGCCGATCGACGAGAAGAATGAGCGCTGGGAAGAGTTGCATCGCCGGCCCGAATGGAGTTTTTACGGCCCACAGTTCCCGCCGCGCGAGGAGTTGCTCGCAGCCTTTCATCGAGTGGTGGGACGACATCCCCAAACGAAGTTTATTGGCGCTCATCTCGATGGCGATGCGGAGAATCTCCAGGCCGTCGCCAGGGCGCTCGACGAGCATCCGAACCTCTATGTCGAACTGGCTTCGCGAATTGCCGAGCTCGGCCGACAGCCCTACTCAGCCCGCAAGTTTTTAGTGAAGTACCAGGATCGCGTCTTGCTTGGTACCGATGGCCCCTGGCCGGAAGAACGCTTGAAGTTGTATTGGCGATTTTTGGAAACCGAAGACGAGTATTTTCCCTACTCGGAGAAAGAGTTTCCGCCGCAAGGGCTGTGGCAGATTTATGGAGTCTATTTGCCGGATGAAGTACTGCGGAAGATCTACTTTGAAAACGCGCTCAAGTTACTGCCGAGTGTGCAAGCCAGGTATGCGCGGGCCGCGGCTGCATTTAAGTGA
- the eno gene encoding phosphopyruvate hydratase has translation MTIIQRVYAREVLDSRGKPTVEAEVHLSGGAMGSAIVPSGASTGSAEACELRDEDPAYYDGQGTLLAVKNVNHLLGPAIVGMRAEEQMSLDERLIEIDGTPNKSQLGANAILAVSLAAAQAAAVAWQVPLFRYLNGHYNTVAQKLSRGSFVSVAPRMPLPMTNMISGGKHAGGNLDFQDILVMPHAASHYAVGLEWIVRIYRRLGTLLNRAGYEGYLVGDEGGYGPRLPGNREAVEFVVRAIELAGLKPGEQVSIAIDVAASHFYRDGAYQLAAEQGKKLTSSEMVDRLEQWMNAFPITSIEDGLAEEDWNGWQELTKRLGGRAHIVGDDLFATNPQRINKGRDLQAANAVLIKMNQIGTLSETLEAVALTKRAGFAAVVSARSGESEDTFMSDLAVAVAADRIKIGSIARSERLAKYNRLLRIGEMLR, from the coding sequence ATGACGATTATTCAGAGAGTTTATGCCCGCGAAGTTCTCGATAGCCGGGGCAAGCCCACCGTCGAAGCAGAGGTGCACTTGTCCGGGGGTGCGATGGGTTCGGCGATTGTTCCGTCGGGGGCCAGCACAGGCTCCGCCGAAGCGTGTGAGCTGCGCGATGAAGACCCCGCCTATTACGACGGGCAGGGAACGCTGCTCGCGGTCAAGAATGTGAATCATTTGCTGGGGCCGGCAATTGTGGGGATGCGGGCCGAAGAGCAAATGTCGTTAGACGAACGGCTGATCGAAATTGACGGCACGCCGAACAAATCGCAACTCGGCGCCAATGCGATTCTGGCGGTTTCCCTTGCCGCCGCGCAAGCAGCGGCCGTAGCGTGGCAGGTTCCGCTGTTTCGCTACTTGAATGGGCACTACAACACGGTCGCCCAGAAGCTGTCGCGCGGTTCGTTTGTCAGCGTTGCTCCGCGCATGCCGCTGCCAATGACGAACATGATCTCTGGCGGCAAGCACGCCGGTGGCAATCTCGATTTTCAAGACATCCTGGTTATGCCGCACGCTGCGAGTCACTATGCCGTCGGGCTGGAATGGATTGTGCGCATCTATCGTCGCTTGGGAACGCTCCTGAATCGTGCCGGCTACGAAGGTTATCTGGTTGGTGATGAAGGGGGCTACGGGCCGCGTTTGCCCGGCAATCGCGAGGCAGTCGAGTTTGTGGTGCGGGCCATCGAACTGGCGGGACTTAAGCCTGGCGAGCAAGTGTCGATTGCCATCGATGTGGCCGCTTCGCACTTTTATCGCGACGGCGCTTATCAATTGGCTGCCGAGCAAGGAAAGAAACTGACGAGTAGCGAAATGGTCGATCGGCTCGAACAGTGGATGAATGCCTTTCCGATTACGAGCATCGAAGATGGCCTGGCCGAAGAAGACTGGAATGGCTGGCAAGAGTTGACGAAGCGTTTAGGTGGCCGCGCTCACATCGTGGGGGATGATTTATTCGCCACGAATCCCCAGCGAATCAACAAAGGGCGCGACCTGCAGGCCGCGAATGCGGTGCTCATCAAGATGAATCAAATCGGCACACTCAGCGAAACGCTGGAGGCCGTGGCGCTGACCAAGCGCGCGGGCTTTGCGGCGGTAGTGAGCGCGCGCAGTGGGGAGTCGGAAGATACGTTCATGTCCGATCTGGCAGTGGCTGTCGCAGCTGACCGCATCAAGATTGGTTCGATCGCGCGGAGCGAACGGCTGGCGAAATACAATCGCTTGCTGCGCATCGGCGAAATGCTTCGATAA
- a CDS encoding RNA polymerase sigma factor has product MKSAPIPVATGFDPVRLIETYQVGIWRYLRALGCDAAQAEDLTQETFLAALQRPFQDINASATSAYLRKIALNLYISYRRRSGKVTAVENVEELDRTWSTWAGDDEGENALDLLRDCLKGLTPRAQRSLEMRFRDQKSRTDIAEELQITPDGAKNLMQRAKQQLRECIESKLK; this is encoded by the coding sequence ATGAAGTCTGCACCTATCCCTGTCGCGACTGGATTCGACCCAGTCCGCCTGATAGAAACCTATCAGGTGGGGATTTGGCGCTATTTGCGGGCCCTTGGTTGTGATGCCGCCCAGGCAGAAGACCTGACGCAAGAGACTTTTTTGGCCGCCCTGCAGCGTCCGTTCCAAGACATAAACGCTTCAGCCACATCAGCTTACCTCCGCAAGATTGCCTTGAATTTATATATCTCCTACCGCCGTCGCAGTGGCAAAGTGACGGCTGTTGAGAATGTAGAAGAGTTGGATCGAACCTGGTCGACTTGGGCCGGGGACGACGAGGGGGAGAACGCCCTCGACCTGTTACGAGACTGCCTAAAAGGCCTGACCCCGCGGGCCCAGAGATCGCTCGAGATGCGATTTCGCGATCAAAAGTCGCGCACCGATATCGCTGAAGAATTACAGATCACCCCTGATGGAGCCAAAAACTTGATGCAACGTGCGAAGCAACAACTTCGCGAATGCATCGAGAGCAAACTGAAATGA
- a CDS encoding DUF1549 domain-containing protein → MTPDRDDHLLDGCLDEVLGGRTPPDLTARIMQAWAMRRQSGVEGNLHELNGHLPQLPGPPIETLPLEIAPREITAQSAVPTAVVRAITPPPPPASDFAPVRRATVHRPRSRTAAWPWFAAACLAGIGAAVALFTSSEWNTGPGPVVVKPQPKPSVPNGVAQNHNVPAPVIATKPAPKLPSKKDDTFKPAPQIVEAMPDKRPLRPAPVPGELPQEKQPPVAAVNVHELVNKTYDRAISDAEVVSFINTSLTQSWKDNNVQPSPAASDEEWCRRAFIRLLGRIPTVDEVRKFAGDKNRDKRDRLVTQLTDGEQYAEQFNAHWAGVWSNLLIGRTMGQESEKIASRAGLEQYLRQSLAAKKPYYQLVYELLTAEGSAQPGSADYNGAVNFLVASLGQDATLATARTSRLFLGQQLQCAQCHQHPTNDWGQHQYWALNAFLRQAKVEQVAGVTRLTNQDFVDKKNVTTEGEVYFELPNGTIRATGPAFVDGKKIPASGRLDEVNRREELAKLVVTSPQFSPALVNRLWSHYFGYGFTRPVDDIGPSNQPSHPELLSRLSEQFAAHNYDVRKLMKWMVLSDAFGRSSRITPQNVADAPDAGGAPLFSHYYMRQLQAEEAYNSLLIAADLRKKSANQKDLENARIDWLAQFQRPMGTDDNEEETHFNGAVRQSLIMMNGDLMRRAVSSGEGSLIKHLQQSNLKQEEKVEHLFLAALSRQPNKRELEAVKKIAAQHPDNPAAVLEDIWWALLNSNEFILDH, encoded by the coding sequence ATGACCCCTGACCGCGACGACCACTTGCTCGATGGCTGCCTGGACGAAGTCCTGGGTGGGCGCACGCCCCCAGATCTGACCGCGCGCATCATGCAAGCTTGGGCCATGCGTAGGCAGTCGGGAGTTGAGGGGAATCTGCACGAGCTGAATGGTCATTTGCCGCAGCTCCCTGGTCCGCCAATTGAGACCTTGCCGCTGGAAATTGCTCCGCGCGAGATCACTGCCCAGAGTGCTGTCCCCACGGCTGTGGTGCGGGCAATTACTCCTCCGCCACCGCCGGCCAGCGACTTTGCTCCCGTTCGCCGCGCAACAGTTCATCGTCCGCGTAGTCGCACGGCAGCCTGGCCTTGGTTCGCGGCTGCCTGCCTGGCGGGAATCGGTGCTGCCGTCGCGCTGTTCACCAGTTCGGAGTGGAATACTGGCCCGGGGCCGGTGGTTGTGAAGCCGCAGCCGAAGCCGAGCGTGCCAAATGGTGTCGCGCAAAATCACAATGTCCCTGCTCCTGTAATTGCAACGAAGCCCGCGCCCAAGCTGCCGAGTAAGAAGGACGATACCTTCAAGCCGGCGCCGCAAATTGTGGAGGCGATGCCCGATAAGCGGCCCCTTCGTCCGGCACCCGTTCCAGGTGAATTACCCCAGGAGAAACAGCCCCCAGTTGCTGCGGTCAACGTGCATGAATTGGTGAACAAGACCTACGACCGCGCGATCAGCGATGCGGAAGTAGTGTCGTTCATCAATACGTCCCTCACACAGTCGTGGAAGGACAACAACGTTCAGCCGTCCCCTGCTGCCAGTGACGAAGAGTGGTGCCGCCGGGCGTTCATTCGCTTACTGGGCCGCATTCCGACCGTCGACGAAGTCCGCAAGTTTGCCGGCGATAAGAACCGCGACAAACGTGATCGTCTGGTGACGCAGTTGACGGACGGCGAGCAATATGCCGAGCAATTCAATGCTCACTGGGCCGGTGTTTGGTCGAACTTGCTCATCGGTCGCACGATGGGGCAAGAGTCCGAAAAGATCGCCAGCCGTGCGGGGCTGGAACAGTACCTGCGGCAATCGCTGGCAGCGAAGAAGCCCTACTATCAACTCGTTTACGAACTGCTGACCGCAGAAGGTTCCGCTCAGCCCGGCAGTGCCGATTACAACGGGGCAGTCAACTTCCTGGTCGCTTCGCTGGGGCAGGATGCCACGCTGGCAACCGCTCGCACTTCGCGGCTGTTCCTCGGGCAGCAACTGCAATGTGCGCAGTGCCACCAACATCCGACGAACGACTGGGGCCAGCATCAATACTGGGCCTTGAATGCGTTTTTGCGGCAAGCCAAGGTCGAGCAAGTGGCCGGTGTCACGCGGCTGACGAATCAGGATTTTGTCGATAAGAAAAATGTCACGACCGAAGGGGAGGTTTACTTCGAGTTGCCCAACGGCACCATTCGCGCCACAGGCCCGGCCTTCGTTGATGGGAAGAAGATTCCCGCCAGCGGTCGCCTGGACGAAGTCAATCGTCGCGAGGAACTTGCCAAGTTAGTGGTGACTTCGCCCCAGTTCAGCCCCGCTCTCGTGAATCGTCTGTGGTCGCATTACTTCGGCTATGGCTTCACCCGCCCTGTCGATGACATTGGCCCGAGCAATCAGCCCTCGCATCCCGAACTGCTCAGTCGCCTGTCGGAGCAGTTTGCTGCTCATAACTATGACGTCCGCAAGTTGATGAAGTGGATGGTACTGAGTGACGCCTTCGGCCGCTCAAGCCGGATCACGCCGCAGAATGTGGCCGATGCTCCGGACGCTGGTGGCGCGCCGCTGTTCAGCCACTATTACATGCGGCAACTGCAAGCAGAGGAAGCTTATAATTCGCTGCTGATCGCTGCCGACCTGCGGAAGAAGTCGGCCAATCAAAAGGATCTGGAAAACGCCCGGATCGATTGGCTGGCCCAGTTCCAGCGGCCGATGGGTACCGACGACAACGAAGAAGAAACGCATTTCAACGGTGCCGTCCGGCAGTCGCTCATCATGATGAACGGCGACCTGATGCGTCGTGCCGTGAGCAGTGGCGAGGGAAGTCTGATCAAACACTTGCAGCAGAGCAATCTCAAGCAAGAAGAGAAGGTCGAGCACTTGTTCCTGGCCGCGCTCTCGCGCCAGCCCAACAAGCGGGAACTGGAAGCAGTGAAAAAGATCGCTGCCCAACATCCCGACAATCCAGCCGCCGTGCTCGAAGACATCTGGTGGGCCCTGTTGAACAGCAACGAGTTCATTCTCGATCATTAA